A window of the Methyloprofundus sp. genome harbors these coding sequences:
- a CDS encoding serine protease Do, translated as MQRFRVLFLIFGACLIFAATSIRAEPLPGTVLKIKPSIVGIGTFMPTRSPQNLFLGTGFVVANGQYIVTNAHVVAKPLESGKLEKWAIYVTQNNKPKLAYVDKIVVDEVHDIAILKLLKGRLPALKLTTRQVREGKLYAFTGYPIGMILGLYPVTHRGIVSAISPVAIPAYNSTKLDSNLIGRLRDPFHVYQLDATAYPGNSGSPLYDVETAEVVGVINKVFVKESKENVLSKPSGITYAIPIEHVKKLLISKGLY; from the coding sequence ATGCAACGGTTTAGAGTACTTTTTCTTATTTTTGGGGCTTGTTTAATATTTGCGGCCACTAGTATTAGAGCTGAGCCTTTGCCGGGCACTGTGCTAAAAATTAAGCCAAGTATTGTTGGTATTGGCACATTTATGCCGACTAGAAGTCCCCAAAATTTATTTTTAGGAACCGGATTTGTTGTCGCAAATGGTCAATATATTGTTACCAATGCTCATGTAGTAGCAAAGCCACTAGAATCTGGGAAACTAGAAAAGTGGGCTATTTATGTGACGCAAAATAATAAGCCTAAGCTAGCATATGTTGATAAAATTGTAGTTGATGAAGTGCATGATATTGCTATTTTAAAGTTACTTAAAGGGCGGTTACCTGCGTTAAAATTAACAACACGCCAAGTGCGAGAAGGTAAGCTGTATGCTTTTACAGGGTACCCGATAGGCATGATTTTAGGGCTGTACCCTGTCACCCATCGAGGAATTGTTTCTGCGATAAGCCCTGTGGCTATTCCTGCTTATAATTCGACCAAACTTGATTCTAATCTAATCGGGCGCTTACGCGATCCTTTTCATGTGTATCAGTTGGATGCAACGGCTTACCCTGGGAATAGTGGTAGCCCACTGTATGACGTAGAAACAGCAGAGGTCGTTGGTGTTATTAATAAGGTGTTTGTTAAGGAATCAAAAGAAAATGTATTATCTAAGCCGAGTGGTATTACTTATGCCATTCCTATTGAGCACGTTAAAAAACTATTAATTAGTAAAGGCTTATATTAG
- a CDS encoding CRP/FNR family transcriptional regulator, cyclic AMP receptor protein, whose product MNNTLKEILGNPQFSEGAAWTRRIVKANEILVKQGDIGETLFIVEAGILRVTGHVELDEHKNIQPGFCDLEQGSIFGEACLHESSVRMATVLAATDSTIIEVDGERLSIFLDGHPVLGYLFYKQMFQSFVSRLNIANQRVEHLMAWGLKVHDIDKYLQ is encoded by the coding sequence TTGAATAATACATTAAAAGAAATCTTAGGGAATCCTCAATTTTCAGAAGGTGCTGCATGGACTCGGCGCATAGTTAAAGCCAATGAAATATTAGTAAAGCAAGGAGATATTGGTGAGACTCTCTTTATTGTTGAAGCGGGTATTTTAAGGGTTACTGGGCATGTGGAATTGGACGAACATAAAAATATTCAGCCTGGTTTTTGTGATTTGGAACAAGGTAGTATTTTTGGTGAAGCATGCTTACATGAGTCGAGTGTGCGTATGGCGACAGTATTGGCTGCAACGGATAGCACTATTATAGAAGTTGATGGGGAAAGGTTGAGTATTTTTTTGGATGGGCATCCGGTTTTAGGTTATTTATTTTATAAGCAGATGTTCCAATCATTTGTGTCGCGCTTGAATATTGCAAATCAACGCGTTGAACACTTAATGGCTTGGGGCTTGAAAGTGCATGATATTGATAAGTATTTACAATAG